A stretch of the Sulfurimonas sp. HSL3-1 genome encodes the following:
- a CDS encoding GMC family oxidoreductase — protein MKQYDICIVGSGAGASPVAYELSRAGYRVLVLEKGPYLTEKDFTKDEIAVSRRSIYTPRLREEQHVVETYSSDGSIDRVTAAESGWNFWNGSMVGGSSNLMSGYFHRMKPVDFRLRSAFGPVEGANVVDWPISYDDMEPYFTKVEQLVGVSGRVVEHPFQERRSTKDFPFPPTWEQPISGWFDTACETLGYHSIPTPRAVLPFDALGRSGCSYSNFCGSYGCATGAKGNARAALLEKAKATGRCDILPNVFVYRLDADRQRVTAAHYFDADGRSHTVTAGTFVVAAQAIESVRLLFNSRNDLHPDGLGNANGQLGKNLIFSAGGSGRGRFEFARLNERQRFELMTRGAFVNRSLQEWYVYHQNGRALKGGTIDFLFEHPNPVSRALRELYDDEGNLLWGRKLQARLKHAFTASRIFAFEVFNDWMPTDKCFVSVDESVKDKWGVPVGKIRLYGHPHDIEVGNYLAAKAERVLRQMGAVEIESDISSAPPPNLVAGGCRFGTDPEHSVLDPDCRMHGIANLYVSDASFMPTGGSVPYTWTIYANAFRVADAIIAALKGRETGYNNVKDS, from the coding sequence ATGAAACAATATGATATCTGCATCGTCGGCAGCGGCGCGGGGGCTTCTCCCGTCGCCTACGAGCTCAGCCGCGCGGGCTACCGTGTTCTCGTACTGGAGAAGGGCCCCTATCTGACGGAGAAGGATTTTACCAAGGACGAGATCGCCGTCAGCCGCCGCAGCATCTACACCCCCCGGCTTCGGGAGGAGCAGCATGTCGTGGAGACCTATAGCAGTGACGGCAGCATTGATCGCGTGACCGCGGCGGAATCGGGCTGGAACTTCTGGAACGGCTCCATGGTGGGGGGCTCCTCGAATCTGATGAGCGGCTATTTCCACCGGATGAAACCGGTCGATTTCAGGCTCCGATCCGCCTTCGGGCCCGTCGAAGGGGCCAACGTCGTCGACTGGCCCATCTCCTACGACGACATGGAACCCTATTTTACGAAAGTCGAACAGCTCGTCGGCGTCTCGGGCCGGGTCGTCGAACACCCCTTCCAGGAGCGCCGCTCCACGAAGGATTTCCCCTTCCCGCCGACCTGGGAGCAGCCCATCTCCGGCTGGTTCGATACGGCCTGCGAAACACTCGGCTACCACAGCATCCCCACGCCGAGGGCCGTGCTCCCCTTCGACGCCCTGGGGCGCAGCGGCTGTTCCTACTCCAACTTTTGCGGCAGCTACGGCTGCGCGACGGGCGCCAAGGGCAACGCCCGCGCGGCACTCCTTGAAAAGGCGAAAGCGACGGGGCGGTGCGATATTCTGCCGAACGTGTTTGTCTACAGACTCGATGCAGACCGGCAGCGCGTCACGGCGGCACACTACTTTGATGCCGACGGCAGATCCCACACCGTCACGGCAGGCACCTTCGTCGTCGCCGCCCAGGCGATCGAAAGCGTACGCCTGCTGTTCAATTCGCGCAATGATCTCCACCCCGACGGCCTGGGAAACGCCAACGGCCAGCTGGGCAAGAACCTTATCTTTTCCGCCGGCGGCAGCGGGCGGGGGAGGTTCGAGTTTGCCCGCCTGAACGAACGGCAGCGCTTTGAGCTGATGACGCGCGGCGCCTTCGTCAACCGCTCGTTGCAGGAGTGGTATGTCTATCATCAAAACGGGCGCGCGCTGAAAGGGGGGACGATCGATTTCCTCTTCGAACATCCCAACCCCGTCAGCCGCGCCCTGCGCGAGCTCTACGACGACGAGGGCAATCTGCTCTGGGGACGGAAACTGCAGGCACGGCTTAAGCACGCCTTCACGGCGTCGCGCATCTTCGCTTTCGAGGTCTTTAACGACTGGATGCCGACGGACAAATGCTTTGTTTCTGTTGACGAAAGCGTGAAAGACAAGTGGGGAGTACCCGTCGGCAAGATCCGCCTCTACGGCCATCCGCACGATATCGAGGTTGGGAATTACCTGGCCGCAAAAGCGGAGCGTGTCCTGCGGCAGATGGGAGCGGTAGAGATCGAGAGCGACATCTCCTCGGCCCCGCCGCCCAACCTGGTCGCCGGCGGGTGCCGTTTCGGGACTGACCCCGAACACTCCGTCCTCGACCCCGACTGCAGGATGCACGGCATCGCCAATCTCTACGTCTCCGATGCGAGCTTCATGCCGACGGGCGGAAGCGTGCCCTACACCTGGACGATCTACGCCAATGCTTTCCGGGTCGCCGATGCCATCATTGCCGCGCTCAAAGGCCGGGAAACAGGCTATAATAACGTCAAAGATTCATAA
- a CDS encoding gluconate 2-dehydrogenase subunit 3 family protein, which yields MINRRTLLFGGAALLLLPAESGAEYARPVTMLNEPYQTIAAVQRDLFPGGSAPSPRLLKAIDYLGGVMRDPYVDEEDKRFLSNGARWLNLQAREDFGKAYYVLDSERRQQVLQKVSGLAWGDNWLWSILSYLFEALLSDPVYGANTHEAGWHWLQYEPGYPRPKAPLI from the coding sequence ATGATAAACCGACGAACCCTCCTGTTCGGGGGCGCGGCGCTCCTGCTGCTGCCTGCCGAAAGCGGCGCGGAATACGCCCGTCCCGTCACCATGCTCAACGAGCCGTATCAGACCATCGCCGCCGTCCAGCGCGACCTCTTTCCCGGCGGCAGTGCCCCTTCGCCCCGGCTGCTCAAGGCGATCGACTATCTCGGTGGTGTCATGCGCGATCCTTACGTCGATGAAGAGGATAAGCGTTTTCTCTCCAACGGCGCGCGCTGGCTGAACCTGCAGGCGCGCGAGGATTTCGGCAAAGCTTACTATGTACTTGATTCGGAGCGGCGCCAGCAGGTCCTGCAAAAGGTTTCCGGACTCGCCTGGGGAGACAACTGGCTCTGGAGCATACTCTCCTATCTTTTCGAAGCCCTGCTGAGCGACCCTGTCTACGGCGCGAACACCCACGAAGCAGGGTGGCACTGGCTGCAGTACGAACCCGGATATCCCCGGCCGAAGGCACCGTTAATATGA
- the queC gene encoding 7-cyano-7-deazaguanine synthase QueC encodes MAKKAVCIMSGGMDSTLAAYMLRAQGYEIVAVHFNYDQRTQQKELESFRAITARLGTGQTYEIDLDFFAAIGASALTDRSIDVPTGGIEAGVPVTYVPFRNGIFLSIAAAIAEKEGASVIGIGVVEEDSSGYPDCREAYIEAMQRAVNLGTRDETQLTIAMPLVHLKKEQIVAEALAYDVPLELTWSCYSDEAAACGVCDSCRLRLKGFELAGIPDPIPYRVKNGVS; translated from the coding sequence GTGGCTAAAAAAGCGGTCTGTATCATGAGCGGCGGAATGGATTCGACACTGGCGGCCTATATGCTCCGCGCTCAGGGGTATGAGATCGTTGCGGTCCATTTCAACTATGACCAGCGCACGCAGCAAAAGGAGCTGGAGAGCTTCCGGGCCATCACGGCGCGCCTCGGTACCGGGCAGACCTACGAGATCGATCTGGACTTCTTTGCCGCCATCGGCGCCTCGGCATTGACGGATAGAAGCATCGACGTTCCCACGGGCGGCATCGAAGCCGGCGTCCCCGTTACCTACGTACCGTTCCGCAACGGTATCTTTTTGAGCATCGCCGCCGCCATTGCCGAAAAAGAGGGAGCTTCCGTCATCGGCATCGGCGTCGTCGAGGAGGACTCGAGCGGCTACCCCGACTGCCGTGAGGCCTACATCGAAGCGATGCAACGCGCCGTCAATCTCGGCACGAGGGATGAAACGCAGCTCACCATCGCCATGCCGCTGGTGCACCTTAAAAAGGAGCAGATCGTTGCCGAGGCCCTCGCGTACGACGTACCGCTCGAACTGACCTGGAGCTGCTACAGTGACGAAGCGGCGGCCTGCGGCGTCTGCGACAGCTGCCGGCTCCGCCTCAAAGGTTTCGAACTGGCCGGCATACCCGACCCGATTCCCTATCGTGTTAAAAACGGTGTGTCCTAA
- the ybeY gene encoding rRNA maturation RNase YbeY, protein MIDIDNQTDFQPDFTLLDAIVDALDAGEMELVICDDETIRVLNRDHRGIDKATDVLSFPYDPMPMAPIGSIVISADHVRSGAARFGHSEAEECALLFLHGVLHLLGFDHETDEGEMRCKEEEIIKALGLPSSLIVRTEEA, encoded by the coding sequence ATGATTGATATTGACAACCAGACGGATTTTCAACCGGACTTTACGCTGCTTGACGCCATTGTTGACGCCCTGGACGCAGGCGAGATGGAGCTTGTCATCTGCGACGACGAGACGATCCGCGTACTCAACCGCGATCACCGCGGTATCGACAAAGCGACCGATGTACTGAGCTTCCCTTACGATCCGATGCCTATGGCGCCGATCGGCAGCATCGTCATCAGCGCCGATCATGTGCGCAGCGGCGCGGCGCGTTTCGGCCACAGCGAAGCCGAGGAGTGCGCCCTGCTCTTTCTGCACGGCGTCCTGCACCTGCTGGGCTTCGACCATGAAACGGACGAGGGCGAGATGCGGTGCAAAGAGGAAGAAATCATCAAAGCGCTCGGACTGCCGAGCAGCCTGATCGTCCGTACCGAGGAGGCGTAA
- a CDS encoding EAL and HDOD domain-containing protein codes for MTEFVQVARQPIIDASNATYGYELLHREGENNAANPALTHRLMSAQVMLSVFNLIGRERAVGDTLAFFNISPAFLMTDIIETFRPDQCVFEIAANEPLRHNEIAKLKILYDNGYRFALDNFIVSANTITQYENVLPYISYLKIDIQNSDVEQVAEYAGTLKKNHKLIAQKVETIDEFSAYQGLGFDYFQGYYIQHPVPVKHYRLEPKQIGVSRLYKMLDTVPFHEFAKEFERHNELTIQFFQYLISTGIKRYDATRSVRAMIMDIGPDVMRRWFMLIIYAKGGADISVEKGPFSRFFEERIDLMNTIVSNVHSADPERRSDELRLLAVFSTLIDIYQIPFDTLMASFEITKNLEKWIAARKGRFSLLYKAVNQLQHKPLDIEKVNRVLKAFKTDYDEVSVKMDHRV; via the coding sequence ATGACAGAGTTTGTACAAGTTGCGCGACAGCCCATCATCGATGCTTCCAATGCTACCTACGGCTACGAACTGCTGCACCGCGAAGGTGAGAACAACGCCGCTAACCCAGCATTGACGCATCGGCTGATGTCTGCGCAAGTAATGCTGAGCGTATTCAACCTGATTGGCAGGGAGCGCGCAGTGGGAGATACCCTTGCATTTTTCAATATCTCCCCCGCCTTTTTGATGACGGATATTATTGAGACCTTCCGTCCCGATCAATGCGTCTTCGAGATTGCGGCGAACGAGCCGCTGCGCCATAATGAAATCGCCAAGCTGAAAATTCTGTACGACAACGGATACCGTTTTGCCCTGGATAACTTCATCGTATCCGCCAACACGATTACCCAGTACGAAAATGTACTGCCCTATATCAGTTATCTCAAGATCGACATTCAAAACAGCGATGTCGAACAAGTTGCCGAATACGCCGGCACGTTGAAGAAAAACCATAAGCTCATTGCCCAGAAGGTCGAAACCATCGACGAGTTCTCCGCATACCAGGGGCTCGGGTTCGACTATTTCCAGGGATACTACATCCAGCACCCGGTACCGGTCAAGCACTACCGCCTCGAACCCAAACAGATCGGGGTCAGTCGCCTTTACAAGATGCTCGACACCGTACCGTTCCATGAATTCGCCAAAGAGTTTGAGCGCCACAACGAGCTCACCATCCAGTTTTTCCAGTATCTCATCTCCACCGGGATCAAGCGCTACGACGCCACGCGTTCCGTCCGCGCCATGATCATGGATATCGGTCCCGATGTCATGCGCCGCTGGTTCATGCTCATCATCTACGCGAAGGGCGGAGCGGATATCAGCGTCGAGAAAGGGCCTTTTTCCCGCTTCTTCGAGGAGCGCATCGACCTGATGAACACCATCGTTTCCAACGTGCACAGCGCCGATCCGGAGCGCCGCAGCGACGAACTCCGCCTGCTGGCGGTTTTCTCAACCCTGATCGACATCTACCAGATCCCCTTCGATACGCTGATGGCGTCGTTCGAGATCACAAAGAACCTCGAAAAGTGGATCGCGGCGCGCAAAGGGCGTTTCAGCCTGCTGTACAAGGCCGTAAACCAGCTGCAGCACAAGCCCCTCGATATCGAGAAGGTCAACCGCGTGCTCAAAGCCTTCAAGACCGATTACGACGAGGTGAGCGTCAAGATGGACCACCGGGTGTAG
- a CDS encoding DNA-deoxyinosine glycosylase, with protein MRLEHPFAPVADDRSRVLVLGSFPSIASFEADFYYAHPRNQFWPIMEQLFDVTLPDKAARRAFALEQGIALWDSYASLVRSENNSSDANLSELVPNDIPAFLASHPGVKHIFCTGKKAFEGCKKHYPDLPVPCTLLPSTSPAYAAMRFEAKLDAYRQVKGVLDGD; from the coding sequence ATGCGCCTGGAGCACCCTTTTGCCCCCGTCGCCGACGACCGATCCCGCGTCCTGGTCCTCGGTTCTTTCCCCAGTATCGCCTCCTTCGAAGCCGATTTCTACTACGCCCACCCGCGCAACCAGTTCTGGCCCATCATGGAGCAGCTTTTTGATGTGACGCTCCCGGACAAAGCTGCCCGTCGCGCTTTTGCACTGGAGCAGGGGATCGCCCTTTGGGACAGTTACGCCTCTCTGGTGCGCAGCGAGAACAACTCCAGCGACGCCAATCTGAGCGAACTCGTCCCCAACGACATCCCCGCCTTCCTCGCGTCGCATCCCGGGGTTAAACATATTTTCTGTACCGGCAAAAAAGCCTTTGAGGGGTGCAAAAAACACTACCCGGACCTTCCCGTCCCCTGCACACTGCTTCCCTCGACCTCGCCGGCGTACGCCGCCATGCGTTTTGAGGCGAAACTCG